A stretch of the Musa acuminata AAA Group cultivar baxijiao chromosome BXJ2-7, Cavendish_Baxijiao_AAA, whole genome shotgun sequence genome encodes the following:
- the LOC135616228 gene encoding transcription factor bHLH106-like, with the protein MFPTTPAGREGRSDLQAEMLSGLPEYFMASFYPHMEMEMETEMAMRDEAVDATRMDRALVASRNHREAERRRRERIKSHLDRLRTILACDPKTDKASLLAKVVERMKDLKQRAEEITDAQCFPSETDEIVVLPSSASISGQRSVFEASFCCDDRSDLLPELIDTLRSLRLKTLRAEIATLGGRVRNVLILAKENEASEEEEEEEEEEDEPGGAFLRDALQALVDRPHPAERCKRRRLVDQDST; encoded by the exons ATGTTCCCAACGACGCCGGCGGGCCGAGAAGGGAGGAGCGACCTGCAGGCAGAGATGTTGAGCGGCTTGCCTGAATATTTCATGGCGTCGTTTTACCCCcacatggagatggagatggagacggAGATGGCGATGAGGGATGAAGCCGTCGATGCTACGCGGATGGATCGAGCTCTCGTCGCGTCCCGGAACCACAGGGAAGCCGAAAGGCGACGCAGGGAGAGGATCAAGTCCCACCTCGATCGCCTGCGTACCATCCTTGCCTGTGATCCCAAG ACGGACAAAGCATCCCTCCTGGCCAAGGTCGTGGAGCGCATGAAAGATCTGAAGCAACGGGCTGAGGAGATCACCGATGCACAGTGCTTCCCATCTGAAACCGACGAGATCGTCGTGCTCCCCTCCTCCGCCTCCATCAGTGGCCAGAGATCAGTGTTCGAGGCTTCCTTCTGCTGCGATGACAGGTCCGACCTTCTGCCGGAGCTCATCGACACCCTCCGTTCGCTCCGCTTAAAGACTCTGCGAGCCGAGATCGCGACGCTTGGCGGAAGGGTGCGCAACGTCCTCATCCTCGCCAAGGAGAACGAGGcgtccgaggaggaggaggaggaggaggaggaagaggatgagccCGGTGGCGCCTTCCTGAGGGACGCTCTCCAGGCTCTGGTGGACCGACCACATCCGGCCGAGCGTTGCAAGAGGCGCCGTCTCGTCGACCAGGATTCAACCTAA